In Balearica regulorum gibbericeps isolate bBalReg1 chromosome 2, bBalReg1.pri, whole genome shotgun sequence, one DNA window encodes the following:
- the NACAD gene encoding NAC-alpha domain-containing protein 1 isoform X11, producing MPGESVKTEGLGGLEKENGMPEGSEAAPPPAAGPPPMPAKEEARPQPEGASCDPGPPAAAPPAEACRPPLPADPLDTRIVMGEETRSPAAPELRGGPPPPAVPCPFPAPTKDPPQRQAAEPPPGRPPAAALDPDLFFTAPSTPIRVGGSRLPPPAEEQTDGESEGLCSPPTSPSGSYMTAEGGSWGSSGTASTSPSCSPNLVAEAEGMVEGDAMVGLPTCLEDPPAFTPPSPEEEEEEEEDEDDGPFAPPGDEDDDGQTPEEEEDEDEEEEWEMSGGEGLPGAGLIPAALLPFRGSLLFQAEAVEIAPLPPGTAPLPLSGEEEEEEDEEEEEEGGSTSASFLRSLSETSITEGVDESFAFRDDTSASSDSAAYDGEEDERLYGTERHAVGTEGGPPSTATAPPATGASGDGGIELHLHAGTAPATSGSAEGSPRHRCGEEPASAVPGTEGAGEEDLGAERLELGAQEREGSKTPPAPSGEDGVEPDGEIFLTSSSSSSELEEASALEPDVPQEPDPVLRGCPLPEPPQLPEEAVAGAEEEPVLRDDSGTAAPGEGPGTEPAVSGNVLQPPGPCSGESGDPQSDGLGDDGVAPANGETQGSHGSDGDDDGDGDHELGTVRTGSPELATTDGHDETDTAATDLLPSVTPSLPDETDTAATDLAPSVTPSLPEETDTAATDLAPSVTPSLPEETDTAATDLAPSVTPSLPDETDTVATDLAPSVMPSLPDEMDTVATDLVPSVTPSLPEETDTVATDLVPSVTPSLPDEMDTAATDLVPSVTDTAATDLEPLVTTSPLDETDTAATDLVPSVTPSPPEEPDTAATDLAHLVTSSPPEEPDTPATDRDLVPSVTPSPPDELDTVATELVTPGLLDEQDTAVTDSDLVSSVTPSPPEEQETATTDLVPSVTPSPPHELDVTATNLVPSVTPSPLDEPDITATDLASSVTPSPPDDITPPPPPAQAEPPERPATVCSTARGTPTRPPGAAGEAPEEWDATTASSEESSPELLDTSRSRTDSSFFTAPEDSAGEAAAPPRPPSSSSEEEEEDEEDAAARRCLALCLPASPPAIPPLVFTASEREVYVGVPPAPLELLPPPGAFSESGAAWQRREDRQQVTAMLRGSFGDLPAPRLPPRPPEPPEVPAEPPQGPPGDGGPEEPPTPRPGDEPPGQTAGETDAKVAGESGPPSPPSEPPAPPGQQEEEGVTAGAGSSPQPAPGAGEGGDAQPEPPPEPSGEAAPPEPPSPPPAPRPLLPKLSQVPPLAAAPSLPSPDPAHGPQDTSGLPAGEERPSVLPPARKHLEAPQPSPHKEKEARGRQAGTGSRGPPRGSLQSESSSSSEAEAPYPCPEIQRLREAAGIALRHDKQPPAPRRCEANHKGSCNESESNDESIPELEEPEGSEPPPAQTQAQLTHSLGTGEETVSKAKQSRSEKKARKAMSKLGLRQIHGVTRITIRKSKNILFVITKPDVFKSPASDIYIVFGEAKIEDLSQQVHKAAAEKFKVPMEHSPLITETAPTLTIKEESEEEEEVDETGLEVRDIELVMAQANVSRPKAVRALRHNNNDIVNAIMELTM from the exons cccccccgccTGCCGCAGGCCCCCCGCCGATGCCCGCCAAGGAGGAGGCTCGCCCGCAGCCCGAGGGGGCCAGCTGCGACCccggcccccccgccgccgctccccccgccgAGGCCTGCCGGCCCCCCCTGCCCGCCGACCCCCTGGACACCCGCATCGTCATGGGGGAGGAGACGcgctcccccgccgcccccgagctccgggggggtccccccccacccgccgTGCCTTGTCCCTTCCCCGCTCCCACCAAAGACCCCCCGCAGCGCCAAGCGGCCGAGCCCCCCCCGGGCAgaccccccgccgccgccctggACCCCGACCTCTTCTTCACGGCCCCCTCCACCCCCATCCGGGTCGGGGGGTCCCGGTTGCCGCCCCCCGCCGAGGAGCAGACGGACGGGGAGAGCGaggggctctgctccccccccacctccccctccGGTTCCTACATGACGGCCGaggggggcagctggggctcCTCCGGCACCGCCAGCACCTCCCCGTCCTGCTCCCCCAACCTGGTGGCCGAGGCCGAAGGCATGGTGGAAGGTGACGCCATGGTGGGGCTGCCCACCTGCCTGGAGGATCCCCCTGCCTTCACCCCGCCGTctcctgaggaggaggaggaggaggaagaagatgaggACGACGGGCCCTTTGCCCCGCCGGGGGATGAGGATGATGATGGGCAGacgccggaggaggaggaggatgaggatgaggaggaggagtgggagATGTCGGGGGGCGAGGGGCTCCCCGGTGCGGGTCTGATCCCGGCGGCGCTGCTGCCCTTCCGCGGCAGCCTGCTCTTCCAGGCCGAGGCGGTGGAGAtcgccccgctgccccccggcacggcccccctgcccctctccggcgaggaggaggaagaggaggatgaggaggaagaagaggagggcGGCAGCACCTCGGCCTCCTTCCTGCGCTCACTGTCTGAGACCTCCATCACCGAGGGGGTGGACGAGTCCTTCGCCTTCCGCGACGACACCTCCGCCTCCTCCGACTCGGCCGCCTACGACGGCGAGGAAGACGAGCGGCTCTACGGCACCGAGCGCCACGCCGTGGGGACCGAGGGGGGACCCCCCAGCACCGCCACCGCGCCCCCCGCCACCGGCGCCTCTGGGGATGGCGGCATCGAGCTCCACCTTCACGCCGGGACGGCCCCGGCCACCTCGGGCTCAGCGGAGGGTTCCCCCCGGCACCGGTGCGGCGAGGAGCCGGCGAGCGCAGTGCCCGGCACGGAGGGTGCCGGCGAGGAAGACCTCGGTGCTGAGCGGCTGGAGCTGGGGGCGCAGGAGCGGGAAGGCAGCAAGACCCCCCCGGCACCTTCCGGAGAAGACGGCGTGGAGCCGGACGGCGAGATCttcctcacctcctcctcttcctcctcggAGCTGGAGGAGGCCTCAGCCCTGGAGCCTGACGTCCCACAGGAGCCGGACCCCGTTTTGAGGGGGTGTCCCCTACCggagcccccccagctccccgaGGAGGCCGTGGCGGGTGCCGAGGAGGAGCCGGTGCTGAGGGATGATTCCGGCACGGCAGCGCCAGGAGAGGGGCCCGGCACGGAGCCGGCGGTGAGCGGCAACgtcctgcagccccccggccccTGCTCCGGGGAGTCCGGGGACCCCCAAAGCGATGGGCTGGGGGACGATGGCGTGGCACCGGCTAACGGAGAGACTCAGGGCAGCCATGGGAGCGATGGTGACGACGATGGTGACGGTGACCATGAGCTTGGCACCGTGAGAACGGGGAGCCCTGAGCTGGCAACCACCGATGGCCACGATGAGACGGACACCGCGGCCACCGACCTACTGCCATCAGTGACGCCCAGCCTGCCAGATGAGACGGACACCGCGGCCACCGACCTGGCGCCATCGGTGACGCCCAGCCTGCCAGAGGAGACGGACACCGCGGCCACCGACCTGGCGCCATCGGTGACGCCCAGCCTGCCAGAGGAGACGGACACCGCGGCCACCGACCTGGCGCCGTCGGTGACGCCCAGCCTGCCAGATGAGACGGACACCGTGGCCACCGACCTGGCGCCATCGGTGATGCCCAGCCTGCCAGATGAGATGGACACCGTGGCCACCGACCTCGTGCCGTCGGTGACGCCCAGCCTGCCAGAGGAGACGGACACCGTGGCCACCGACCTGGTGCCATCGGTGACGCCCAGCCTGCCAGATGAGATGGACACCGCGGCCACCGACTTGGTGCCATCGGTGACTGACACCGCAGCCACTGACCTGGAGCCGTTGGTGACAACCAGCCCACTGGATGAGACGGACACCGCGGCCACTGACCTGGTGCCATCGGTGACGCCCAGCCCACCGGAGGAGCCGGACACCGCAGCCACTGACCTGGCACATCTGGTGACATCCAGCCCACCGGAGGAGCCAGACACCCCGGCCACCGACCGTGACCTGGTGCCATCAGTGACACCCAGCCCGCCGGATGAGCTGGACACTGTGGCCACTGAGCTGGTGACACCCGGTCTGCTGGATGAGCAGGACACTGCAGTCACCGACTCTGACCTGGTGTCATCGGTGACACCAAGCCcaccagaggagcaggagaCTGCAACCACCGACCTGGTGCCATCGGTGACACCCAGCCCACCACACGAGCTGGATGTCACGGCCACCAAC CTGGTGCCATCGGTGACACCCAGCCCCCTGGACGAGCCGGACATCACAGCCACCGACCTGGCATCATCAGTGACACCCAGCCCGCCGGATGACATCacgccacccccccccccagcacaggcCGAGCCCCCGGAGCGGCCGGCGACCGTCTGTTCCACGGCACGAGGGACACCGACGCGtccccccggggctgctggcGAAGCCCCCGAGGAGTGGGATGCCACCACCGCCTCCTCCGAGGAGTCGTCCCCGGAGCTGCTGGACACGTCCCGCTCCCGCACCGACTCCAGCTTCTTCACCGCCCCCGAGGACAGCGCGGGAGAGGCGGCcgccccccccagacccccgtCTTCCTCCTccgaggaagaagaggaggatgaggaggatgctgctgcccgTCGCTGCCTGGCCCTCTGCCTGCCCGCCTCGCCCCCCGCCATCCCCCCCTTGGTTTTCACCGCCTCGGAGCGGGAGGTGTATGTGGGGgtccccccggcccccctcGAACTGCTCCCACCACCCGGTGCCTTTTCGGAGAGCGGGGCGGCCTGGCAGCGCCGGGAGGACCGGCAGCAGGTCACCGCCATGTTACGGGGCTCCTTCGGGGACCTGCCggccccccgcctcccccccagGCCCCCGGAGCCCCCCGAGGTGCCGGCAGAGCCCCCGCAGGGCCCCCCCGGTGATGGGGGGCCGGAGGAGCCCCCGACCCCTCGGCCGGGCGATGAGCCCCCCGGCCAGACTGCTGGGGAAACCGATGCCAAAGTTGCAGGGGAGAgcggcccccccagcccccccagcgagcccccggccccccccgggcagcaggaggaagagggggtGACGGCGGGGGCCGGATCCAGCCCCCAGCCCGCTCCGGGTGCTGGCGAAGGGGGGGACGCTCAGCCGGAGCCCCCCCCGGAGCCGTCAGGGGAAGCGGCCCCCCCTGAGCCCCCCAgcccgccgccggccccccgCCCTCTGCTCCCCAAACTCAGCCAAGTGCCTCCTCTTGCCGCCGCGCCGTCGCTGCCGTCGCCGGATCCGGCCCACGGCCCCCAGGACACCTCAGGGCTCCCCGCCGGCGAGGAGCGTCCGTCTGTCCTGCCGCCCGCCAGGAAGCACCTCGAGG ccccccagccctccccgcaCAAGGAGAAGGAGGCGCGGGGCAGGCAGGCGGGGACGGGCAGCCGGGGGCCCCCCCGGGGGTCCCTGCAGTCGGAGTCGAGCTCCTCCAGCGAGGCGGAGGCCCCGTACCCCTGCCCCGAAATCCAGCGCCTGCGGGAAGCCGCCGGCATCGCCCTGCGCCACGACaagcagcccccggccccccgccgcTGCGAGGCCAACCATaaag GGTCGTGTAACGAGTCGGAGAGTAACGACGAGTCCATCCCCGAGCTGGAGGAACCCGAGGGCTCGGAGCCGCCGCCGGCCCAGACCCAG GCGCAGCTCACCCACTCGCTGGGCACCGGGGAGGAGACGGTCAGCAAGGCGAAGCAGAGCCGGAGCGAGAAGAAGGCCAGGAAG gccaTGTCCAAGCTGGGGCTGAGGCAGATCCACGGCGTCACCCGCATCACCATCCGCAAGTCCAAGAACATCCTCTTCGTCATCACCAAACCCGATGTCTTCAAGAGCCCCGCGTCCGACATCTACATCGTCTTCGGGGAAGCCAAG ATCGAGGACCTCTCGCAGCAAGTGCACAAGGCGGCAGCGGAGAAGTTCAAGGTGCCGATGGAGCACTCGCCCCTCATCACGGAGACGGCGCCCACCCTCACCATCAAGGAGgagagcgaggaggaggaggag GTGGACGAGACCGGGCTGGAGGTGAGGGACATCGAGCTGGTGATGGCCCAGGCCAACGTCTCGCGTCCCAAAGCCGTGCGGGCGCTTCGGCACAACAACAACGACATCGTCAACGCCATCATG GAGCTGACCATGTAG
- the NACAD gene encoding NAC-alpha domain-containing protein 1 isoform X6, with protein sequence MPGESVKTEGLGGLEKENGMPEGSEAAPPPAAGPPPMPAKEEARPQPEGASCDPGPPAAAPPAEACRPPLPADPLDTRIVMGEETRSPAAPELRGGPPPPAVPCPFPAPTKDPPQRQAAEPPPGRPPAAALDPDLFFTAPSTPIRVGGSRLPPPAEEQTDGESEGLCSPPTSPSGSYMTAEGGSWGSSGTASTSPSCSPNLVAEAEGMVEGDAMVGLPTCLEDPPAFTPPSPEEEEEEEEDEDDGPFAPPGDEDDDGQTPEEEEDEDEEEEWEMSGGEGLPGAGLIPAALLPFRGSLLFQAEAVEIAPLPPGTAPLPLSGEEEEEEDEEEEEEGGSTSASFLRSLSETSITEGVDESFAFRDDTSASSDSAAYDGEEDERLYGTERHAVGTEGGPPSTATAPPATGASGDGGIELHLHAGTAPATSGSAEGSPRHRCGEEPASAVPGTEGAGEEDLGAERLELGAQEREGSKTPPAPSGEDGVEPDGEIFLTSSSSSSELEEASALEPDVPQEPDPVLRGCPLPEPPQLPEEAVAGAEEEPVLRDDSGTAAPGEGPGTEPAVSGNVLQPPGPCSGESGDPQSDGLGDDGVAPANGETQGSHGSDGDDDGDGDHELGTVRTGSPELATTDGHDETDTAATDLLPSVTPSLPDETDTAATDLAPSVTPSLPEETDTAATDLAPSVTPSLPEETDTAATDLAPSVTPSLPDETDTVATDLAPSVMPSLPDEMDTVATDLVPSVTPSLPEETDTVATDLVPSVTPSLPDEMDTAATDLVPSVTDTAATDLEPLVTTSPLDETDTAATDLVPSVTPSPPEEPDTAATDLAHLVTSSPPEEPDTPATDRDLVPSVTPSPPDELDTVATELVTPGLLDEQDTAVTDSDLVSSVTPSPPEEQETATTDLVPSVTPSPPHELDVTATNLAPSVTPSPPDEQHTMATDPDLAPSVTPSPPNEPDTVATTLVTPSPPDEQDTMATDPDLVPSVTPSPLDEPDITATDLASSVTPSPPDDITPPPPPAQAEPPERPATVCSTARGTPTRPPGAAGEAPEEWDATTASSEESSPELLDTSRSRTDSSFFTAPEDSAGEAAAPPRPPSSSSEEEEEDEEDAAARRCLALCLPASPPAIPPLVFTASEREVYVGVPPAPLELLPPPGAFSESGAAWQRREDRQQVTAMLRGSFGDLPAPRLPPRPPEPPEVPAEPPQGPPGDGGPEEPPTPRPGDEPPGQTAGETDAKVAGESGPPSPPSEPPAPPGQQEEEGVTAGAGSSPQPAPGAGEGGDAQPEPPPEPSGEAAPPEPPSPPPAPRPLLPKLSQVPPLAAAPSLPSPDPAHGPQDTSGLPAGEERPSVLPPARKHLEAPQPSPHKEKEARGRQAGTGSRGPPRGSLQSESSSSSEAEAPYPCPEIQRLREAAGIALRHDKQPPAPRRCEANHKGSCNESESNDESIPELEEPEGSEPPPAQTQAQLTHSLGTGEETVSKAKQSRSEKKARKAMSKLGLRQIHGVTRITIRKSKNILFVITKPDVFKSPASDIYIVFGEAKIEDLSQQVHKAAAEKFKVPMEHSPLITETAPTLTIKEESEEEEEVDETGLEVRDIELVMAQANVSRPKAVRALRHNNNDIVNAIMELTM encoded by the exons cccccccgccTGCCGCAGGCCCCCCGCCGATGCCCGCCAAGGAGGAGGCTCGCCCGCAGCCCGAGGGGGCCAGCTGCGACCccggcccccccgccgccgctccccccgccgAGGCCTGCCGGCCCCCCCTGCCCGCCGACCCCCTGGACACCCGCATCGTCATGGGGGAGGAGACGcgctcccccgccgcccccgagctccgggggggtccccccccacccgccgTGCCTTGTCCCTTCCCCGCTCCCACCAAAGACCCCCCGCAGCGCCAAGCGGCCGAGCCCCCCCCGGGCAgaccccccgccgccgccctggACCCCGACCTCTTCTTCACGGCCCCCTCCACCCCCATCCGGGTCGGGGGGTCCCGGTTGCCGCCCCCCGCCGAGGAGCAGACGGACGGGGAGAGCGaggggctctgctccccccccacctccccctccGGTTCCTACATGACGGCCGaggggggcagctggggctcCTCCGGCACCGCCAGCACCTCCCCGTCCTGCTCCCCCAACCTGGTGGCCGAGGCCGAAGGCATGGTGGAAGGTGACGCCATGGTGGGGCTGCCCACCTGCCTGGAGGATCCCCCTGCCTTCACCCCGCCGTctcctgaggaggaggaggaggaggaagaagatgaggACGACGGGCCCTTTGCCCCGCCGGGGGATGAGGATGATGATGGGCAGacgccggaggaggaggaggatgaggatgaggaggaggagtgggagATGTCGGGGGGCGAGGGGCTCCCCGGTGCGGGTCTGATCCCGGCGGCGCTGCTGCCCTTCCGCGGCAGCCTGCTCTTCCAGGCCGAGGCGGTGGAGAtcgccccgctgccccccggcacggcccccctgcccctctccggcgaggaggaggaagaggaggatgaggaggaagaagaggagggcGGCAGCACCTCGGCCTCCTTCCTGCGCTCACTGTCTGAGACCTCCATCACCGAGGGGGTGGACGAGTCCTTCGCCTTCCGCGACGACACCTCCGCCTCCTCCGACTCGGCCGCCTACGACGGCGAGGAAGACGAGCGGCTCTACGGCACCGAGCGCCACGCCGTGGGGACCGAGGGGGGACCCCCCAGCACCGCCACCGCGCCCCCCGCCACCGGCGCCTCTGGGGATGGCGGCATCGAGCTCCACCTTCACGCCGGGACGGCCCCGGCCACCTCGGGCTCAGCGGAGGGTTCCCCCCGGCACCGGTGCGGCGAGGAGCCGGCGAGCGCAGTGCCCGGCACGGAGGGTGCCGGCGAGGAAGACCTCGGTGCTGAGCGGCTGGAGCTGGGGGCGCAGGAGCGGGAAGGCAGCAAGACCCCCCCGGCACCTTCCGGAGAAGACGGCGTGGAGCCGGACGGCGAGATCttcctcacctcctcctcttcctcctcggAGCTGGAGGAGGCCTCAGCCCTGGAGCCTGACGTCCCACAGGAGCCGGACCCCGTTTTGAGGGGGTGTCCCCTACCggagcccccccagctccccgaGGAGGCCGTGGCGGGTGCCGAGGAGGAGCCGGTGCTGAGGGATGATTCCGGCACGGCAGCGCCAGGAGAGGGGCCCGGCACGGAGCCGGCGGTGAGCGGCAACgtcctgcagccccccggccccTGCTCCGGGGAGTCCGGGGACCCCCAAAGCGATGGGCTGGGGGACGATGGCGTGGCACCGGCTAACGGAGAGACTCAGGGCAGCCATGGGAGCGATGGTGACGACGATGGTGACGGTGACCATGAGCTTGGCACCGTGAGAACGGGGAGCCCTGAGCTGGCAACCACCGATGGCCACGATGAGACGGACACCGCGGCCACCGACCTACTGCCATCAGTGACGCCCAGCCTGCCAGATGAGACGGACACCGCGGCCACCGACCTGGCGCCATCGGTGACGCCCAGCCTGCCAGAGGAGACGGACACCGCGGCCACCGACCTGGCGCCATCGGTGACGCCCAGCCTGCCAGAGGAGACGGACACCGCGGCCACCGACCTGGCGCCGTCGGTGACGCCCAGCCTGCCAGATGAGACGGACACCGTGGCCACCGACCTGGCGCCATCGGTGATGCCCAGCCTGCCAGATGAGATGGACACCGTGGCCACCGACCTCGTGCCGTCGGTGACGCCCAGCCTGCCAGAGGAGACGGACACCGTGGCCACCGACCTGGTGCCATCGGTGACGCCCAGCCTGCCAGATGAGATGGACACCGCGGCCACCGACTTGGTGCCATCGGTGACTGACACCGCAGCCACTGACCTGGAGCCGTTGGTGACAACCAGCCCACTGGATGAGACGGACACCGCGGCCACTGACCTGGTGCCATCGGTGACGCCCAGCCCACCGGAGGAGCCGGACACCGCAGCCACTGACCTGGCACATCTGGTGACATCCAGCCCACCGGAGGAGCCAGACACCCCGGCCACCGACCGTGACCTGGTGCCATCAGTGACACCCAGCCCGCCGGATGAGCTGGACACTGTGGCCACTGAGCTGGTGACACCCGGTCTGCTGGATGAGCAGGACACTGCAGTCACCGACTCTGACCTGGTGTCATCGGTGACACCAAGCCcaccagaggagcaggagaCTGCAACCACCGACCTGGTGCCATCGGTGACACCCAGCCCACCACACGAGCTGGATGTCACGGCCACCAACCTGGCACCATCGGTGACACCCAGCCCGCCGGATGAGCAGCACAccatggccactgaccccgaCCTGGCACCATCGGTGACACCCAGCCCACCAAATGAGCCAGACACTGTGGCCACCACCCTGGTGACACCCAGCCCACCGGATGAGCAGGACAccatggccactgaccccgaC CTGGTGCCATCGGTGACACCCAGCCCCCTGGACGAGCCGGACATCACAGCCACCGACCTGGCATCATCAGTGACACCCAGCCCGCCGGATGACATCacgccacccccccccccagcacaggcCGAGCCCCCGGAGCGGCCGGCGACCGTCTGTTCCACGGCACGAGGGACACCGACGCGtccccccggggctgctggcGAAGCCCCCGAGGAGTGGGATGCCACCACCGCCTCCTCCGAGGAGTCGTCCCCGGAGCTGCTGGACACGTCCCGCTCCCGCACCGACTCCAGCTTCTTCACCGCCCCCGAGGACAGCGCGGGAGAGGCGGCcgccccccccagacccccgtCTTCCTCCTccgaggaagaagaggaggatgaggaggatgctgctgcccgTCGCTGCCTGGCCCTCTGCCTGCCCGCCTCGCCCCCCGCCATCCCCCCCTTGGTTTTCACCGCCTCGGAGCGGGAGGTGTATGTGGGGgtccccccggcccccctcGAACTGCTCCCACCACCCGGTGCCTTTTCGGAGAGCGGGGCGGCCTGGCAGCGCCGGGAGGACCGGCAGCAGGTCACCGCCATGTTACGGGGCTCCTTCGGGGACCTGCCggccccccgcctcccccccagGCCCCCGGAGCCCCCCGAGGTGCCGGCAGAGCCCCCGCAGGGCCCCCCCGGTGATGGGGGGCCGGAGGAGCCCCCGACCCCTCGGCCGGGCGATGAGCCCCCCGGCCAGACTGCTGGGGAAACCGATGCCAAAGTTGCAGGGGAGAgcggcccccccagcccccccagcgagcccccggccccccccgggcagcaggaggaagagggggtGACGGCGGGGGCCGGATCCAGCCCCCAGCCCGCTCCGGGTGCTGGCGAAGGGGGGGACGCTCAGCCGGAGCCCCCCCCGGAGCCGTCAGGGGAAGCGGCCCCCCCTGAGCCCCCCAgcccgccgccggccccccgCCCTCTGCTCCCCAAACTCAGCCAAGTGCCTCCTCTTGCCGCCGCGCCGTCGCTGCCGTCGCCGGATCCGGCCCACGGCCCCCAGGACACCTCAGGGCTCCCCGCCGGCGAGGAGCGTCCGTCTGTCCTGCCGCCCGCCAGGAAGCACCTCGAGG ccccccagccctccccgcaCAAGGAGAAGGAGGCGCGGGGCAGGCAGGCGGGGACGGGCAGCCGGGGGCCCCCCCGGGGGTCCCTGCAGTCGGAGTCGAGCTCCTCCAGCGAGGCGGAGGCCCCGTACCCCTGCCCCGAAATCCAGCGCCTGCGGGAAGCCGCCGGCATCGCCCTGCGCCACGACaagcagcccccggccccccgccgcTGCGAGGCCAACCATaaag GGTCGTGTAACGAGTCGGAGAGTAACGACGAGTCCATCCCCGAGCTGGAGGAACCCGAGGGCTCGGAGCCGCCGCCGGCCCAGACCCAG GCGCAGCTCACCCACTCGCTGGGCACCGGGGAGGAGACGGTCAGCAAGGCGAAGCAGAGCCGGAGCGAGAAGAAGGCCAGGAAG gccaTGTCCAAGCTGGGGCTGAGGCAGATCCACGGCGTCACCCGCATCACCATCCGCAAGTCCAAGAACATCCTCTTCGTCATCACCAAACCCGATGTCTTCAAGAGCCCCGCGTCCGACATCTACATCGTCTTCGGGGAAGCCAAG ATCGAGGACCTCTCGCAGCAAGTGCACAAGGCGGCAGCGGAGAAGTTCAAGGTGCCGATGGAGCACTCGCCCCTCATCACGGAGACGGCGCCCACCCTCACCATCAAGGAGgagagcgaggaggaggaggag GTGGACGAGACCGGGCTGGAGGTGAGGGACATCGAGCTGGTGATGGCCCAGGCCAACGTCTCGCGTCCCAAAGCCGTGCGGGCGCTTCGGCACAACAACAACGACATCGTCAACGCCATCATG GAGCTGACCATGTAG